From the genome of Nitrospirota bacterium, one region includes:
- a CDS encoding SprT-like domain-containing protein: MNLQRVIEQAVCRPVELILTNNRTSIVSFKREGDRVLLRVQRLFTEAPLEVILEIAELIKKPSIKTPLVHDFFRKNQWRVRKRSRTPDRVEPEGRVYNLHEIFEKVNREYFSNGINAVITWGKRSPKKAVRKRTLGSYNSETKTIRINPGLDCVRVPGFFVEFIVYHEMLHADIGILRRKNGRRAIHTREFRERERLFRDYRRVMEWERKARLSGFCP, encoded by the coding sequence ATGAATCTTCAAAGGGTTATAGAGCAAGCTGTCTGCAGACCTGTAGAGCTTATCCTGACAAACAACAGAACAAGCATAGTCAGCTTTAAAAGAGAAGGGGACAGGGTCCTCCTGAGGGTACAGCGTCTCTTTACCGAGGCCCCCCTGGAGGTAATCCTTGAGATAGCGGAATTAATCAAAAAACCCTCCATCAAGACACCCCTTGTCCATGACTTCTTCAGGAAAAACCAGTGGAGGGTAAGAAAGAGGTCCAGGACCCCTGACAGGGTCGAGCCCGAGGGAAGGGTTTATAATCTCCATGAGATATTTGAAAAGGTGAACAGGGAGTATTTCTCCAACGGGATCAATGCAGTGATAACCTGGGGAAAGCGCTCACCGAAAAAGGCCGTCAGGAAAAGGACCCTCGGCAGTTATAATTCAGAGACAAAGACCATCAGGATCAATCCGGGGCTGGACTGCGTCAGGGTGCCGGGGTTTTTTGTCGAATTTATTGTCTACCATGAAATGCTGCACGCTGATATCGGGATATTAAGAAGGAAGAACGGAAGACGTGCCATCCACACACGGGAATTCAGGGAAAGGGAAAGGCTTTTCAGGGATTACCGCAGGGTTATGGAATGGGAGAGGAAGGCACGGCTGAGCGGGTTCTGTCCATAA